The proteins below come from a single Malus sylvestris chromosome 3, drMalSylv7.2, whole genome shotgun sequence genomic window:
- the LOC126614657 gene encoding aspartic proteinase 36-like gives MDLHKNSRAVLGCFLILSAFFSNASANFVFSVSHKFNGRDGRSLSELKAHDSRRHGRILAGSASAVDVQLGGNGRPSGTGLYFAKLGIGTPSKDYFVQVDTGSDIMWVNCITCTDCPKKNDIGVKLTLYDPKGSSSSNAVTCDQDFCTSQFKDQPPACQPNMPCSYDMTYGDGSETMGNFVKDNVQFDKGTDGNVVFGCGTAQSGQISKSSSALDGIIGFGQANSSVFSQLAASGKVKKQFAHCLDNVRGGGIFAMGEVVEPKVNDTTPLVPGQAHYNVVLETIEVGGEVVQLASDVFDTGSITGTIIDSGTTLAYLPQEVFDPMMQKILAKQPDLKISTVDNHFTCFEFSNNLDDGFPLVKFNFNNSASLTVYPHDYLFKLKGHVWCSGWQSSGMKSASGESLTLLGDLVLSNKLVIYDVENQMIGWTDYNCSSSIKVRNEKTGTIDTISAHNLSSASVFTVGRLLLTFFLLISAVF, from the coding sequence ATGGATCTTCACAAAAATTCAAGAGCCGTTCTGGGTTGTTTTCTGATTCTCTCCGCATTTTTTTCCAATGCGTCGGCAAACTTCGTGTTCTCCGTTAGCCACAAGTTCAACGGCCGTGACGGACGGTCGTTGAGCGAGCTCAAAGCTCACGATTCCCGCCGTCACGGCCGGATTCTTGCCGGGTCTGCTTCTGCTGTGGATGTACAGCTGGGCGGCAATGGCCGTCCGTCCGGCACCGGACTGTACTTCGCCAAGCTCGGGATTGGGACGCCGTCCAAGGACTATTTTGTCCAGGTGGATACAGGGAGTGACATCATGTGGGTCAATTGCATCACCTGCACAGACTGTCCCAAGAAAAATGACATTGGCGTGAAGCTCACATTGTATGATCCGAAAGGCTCTTCGAGTTCGAATGCTGTTACTTGTGATCAGGATTTTTGCACGTCGCAATTCAAAGATCAGCCTCCAGCCTGCCAGCCGAACATGCCCTGCTCGTACGACATGACCTATGGTGACGGAAGTGAGACGATGGGAAACTTTGTGAAGGACAATGTACAATTTGATAAGGGGACTGATGGCAATGTTGTGTTTGGTTGCGGAACTGCGCAATCCGGGCAGATAAGTAAGTCATCCAGCGCGCTTGATGGGATTATCGGATTCGGGCAGGCGAATTCGTCTGTGTTTTCCCAGCTGGCTGCTTCCGGGAAGGTGAAGAAACAATTTGCACACTGTCTGGACAATGTTCGCGGAGGCGGGATTTTCGCCATGGGCGAAGTGGTGGAGCCAAAGGTGAACGACACAACGCCGTTGGTGCCGGGGCAGGCGCATTACAATGTTGTACTGGAGACAATTGAGGTAGGAGGTGAGGTCGTGCAGCTCGCCTCCGATGTTTTCGACACGGGGTCAATCACAGGGACGATCATCGACAGCGGAACAACCCTGGCCTATCTCCCACAGGAGGTTTTCGACCCTATGATGCAGAAGATTTTAGCCAAGCAGCctgacttgaaaattagcacGGTTGACAACCACTTCACATGCTTCGAATTTTCCAACAATTTAGACGATGGATTTCCATTGGTTAAGTTCAACTTCAATAATTCGGCTTCCCTGACGGTTTATCCCCATGACTATCTGTTCAAGCTGAAGGGACATGTGTGGTGTTCCGGCTGGCAGAGCAGCGGGATGAAATCGGCAAGCGGAGAGTCCCTGACGCTTCTCGGAGATTTGGTGCTGTCGAACAAGCTGGTGATATACGATGTGGAGAATCAGATGATTGGATGGACCGATTACAACTGCTCATCAAGCATCAAAGTGAGGAATGAGAAGACTGGAACAATAGATACAATTAGTGCTCACAATCTTTCTTCAGCTTCAGTTTTTACGGTTGGGAGATTATTATTGACGTtcttcttgttaatttctgcTGTGTTTTAG